ACCGCCCGGCCCCGCCAGCTCCCGCCTTCCGCGACGACTCGCTTTACTCTCGGACCGCCTCGATGTGCAGGACGACGCTGACGCGGTCGCCGACCACCACCGTGCCCGACTCCAGCACCGCGTTCCACTTCAGGCCGAACTCCTTGCGGCTGATTGCCGTCTCCGCCGTGAA
The DNA window shown above is from Dehalococcoidia bacterium and carries:
- a CDS encoding YceI family protein, coding for FTAETAISRKEFGLKWNAVLESGTVVVGDRVSVVLHIEAVRE